A genomic region of Nostoc sp. UHCC 0702 contains the following coding sequences:
- a CDS encoding DUF2232 domain-containing protein — protein sequence MSILDSLPDEPEKDQSSESQTLRNQRIEKQEQLNPDGSPLNSVNQNRPQPPQLKVDAPLRMVETAFLASTASLIWFINFYFPLGPVLRIFFPVPIALVYLRWGKRAAWMAAVTCGLLLSVLMGPVRSLLFVMPYAFMGVLLGATWYRRVPWIVSITLGTLLGTLGFFFRMWLLSVLSSEDLWIYVINQVTEITEWIFLRLEILATPNVFLIQIGAIALIVLNNFIYLFVVHLAAWLLLDRLGNPIPRPPQWVQVLMDYEG from the coding sequence ATGAGCATTTTAGATTCGCTGCCAGATGAGCCAGAAAAAGACCAATCCTCTGAATCTCAAACTCTCCGAAATCAAAGGATAGAGAAACAAGAGCAGTTAAACCCTGACGGCAGTCCGCTCAACTCAGTCAATCAAAACAGGCCGCAGCCTCCGCAGTTGAAAGTTGATGCACCTTTGAGGATGGTGGAAACAGCATTTTTGGCAAGTACTGCTAGTCTGATTTGGTTTATTAATTTTTACTTTCCCTTGGGGCCAGTTTTACGAATATTTTTTCCTGTACCGATCGCTTTAGTTTATCTCCGTTGGGGCAAACGAGCAGCATGGATGGCAGCAGTTACTTGTGGGTTGCTGCTGTCGGTGCTAATGGGGCCAGTCCGCAGTCTTTTGTTTGTCATGCCCTATGCTTTCATGGGTGTACTTTTGGGGGCGACTTGGTATCGTCGTGTCCCCTGGATTGTTTCCATCACTTTAGGTACACTCTTAGGCACTTTGGGGTTCTTTTTTCGCATGTGGTTGCTGTCTGTGTTGTCAAGTGAAGATTTGTGGATTTATGTGATTAACCAGGTGACAGAAATTACAGAGTGGATATTTTTGAGGCTGGAAATATTAGCTACTCCTAATGTATTTTTGATTCAAATAGGCGCGATCGCTTTAATCGTACTCAATAACTTTATTTATCTGTTTGTGGTACATTTGGCGGCATGGCTTTTGTTAGACCGCCTGGGAAATCCTATCCCCCGTCCACCACAATGGGTACAAGTCTTGATGGATTATGAGGGTTAG
- a CDS encoding sugar transferase, protein MSMPTFTSVERGCAMENLALLTYLDSVNCSQQPLHCSTASITKRTIDILGAIIGLVITALVAIPIAIATIISNPGPIFYSQIRCGLNGQPFRIWKFRSMIVNAEKLKHLVKNQAKGHIFKSVNDPRITPVGKFLRRTSLDELPQFWNVLMGDMSLVGTRPPTPDEVMHYEPHHWERLRVKPGMTGEWQVNGRSSIKDFETIVKMDIDYQRKWSIAYDLSLIFKTIAVVLKKSGAY, encoded by the coding sequence ATGTCCATGCCCACTTTTACTTCTGTTGAAAGAGGTTGTGCTATGGAGAATTTAGCCCTTTTAACTTATCTTGATTCAGTAAATTGTTCACAACAGCCTTTACACTGCTCAACCGCAAGTATTACAAAACGAACAATTGACATTCTAGGAGCTATTATTGGGTTGGTAATTACAGCCTTAGTGGCAATTCCCATAGCAATTGCAACTATTATTAGCAATCCAGGGCCAATATTTTATTCACAAATTCGCTGCGGTTTAAACGGACAACCTTTCCGCATTTGGAAGTTTCGTTCCATGATAGTTAATGCTGAAAAACTCAAGCATCTGGTGAAAAACCAAGCCAAAGGTCATATTTTTAAATCTGTTAATGATCCCCGGATTACACCTGTAGGTAAATTCTTGCGGCGTACTAGCTTAGATGAATTACCTCAATTTTGGAATGTTTTAATGGGGGACATGAGCTTAGTTGGTACTCGTCCACCTACTCCTGACGAAGTTATGCATTACGAACCACACCACTGGGAAAGATTGCGAGTCAAACCAGGAATGACAGGAGAATGGCAAGTTAATGGTCGTTCCAGCATCAAAGACTTTGAAACCATTGTCAAGATGGATATCGACTATCAGCGTAAGTGGTCTATAGCTTACGACTTGAGTTTAATTTTCAAAACCATCGCGGTGGTATTGAAAAAGAGCGGAGCTTATTAA
- a CDS encoding Crp/Fnr family transcriptional regulator, with translation MEDRYSLQQASTNPWIISAPFFQGLPEAVVEVALTNLVTRTHPANQVILLENDWGGSVYFIVDGWVKIRTYNLEGKEVTLNIIGSGELFGEMAALDEVPRSTDVITLTPTVIGSMPSQDFVKLLHTEPLAGVRLAQLMARRLRQVNRRLRLRESDSQSRVADTLLFLAEGQGKRGQTGGTEIPNLPHRELSSLSGLARETVTRVLTRLEKKGLIKRDQDTICIPDVSALERMIV, from the coding sequence ATGGAAGACCGATATAGCTTGCAACAAGCATCGACCAATCCCTGGATAATCTCGGCTCCCTTTTTTCAAGGGTTGCCAGAAGCTGTTGTGGAAGTTGCCCTCACCAATCTTGTTACACGCACCCACCCAGCCAATCAAGTAATTCTCTTGGAAAATGACTGGGGTGGATCTGTTTATTTTATAGTTGATGGGTGGGTCAAAATTCGCACTTACAATTTAGAAGGGAAAGAGGTGACGCTGAATATTATTGGCAGTGGGGAATTGTTCGGTGAAATGGCGGCGTTAGATGAAGTACCCCGCTCCACCGACGTAATTACCCTAACACCCACGGTGATTGGTAGTATGCCGTCTCAGGATTTTGTTAAGTTACTTCACACAGAACCATTGGCGGGAGTGCGATTGGCACAACTGATGGCTCGGCGTTTGCGGCAAGTGAACCGGCGATTGCGCTTGCGCGAATCTGATAGTCAGTCGCGGGTGGCAGACACATTGTTGTTTTTGGCAGAAGGACAAGGTAAACGAGGACAGACAGGAGGAACAGAAATTCCGAATTTACCTCACCGGGAATTGAGTAGTTTAAGTGGACTAGCGCGGGAAACAGTTACAAGAGTATTGACAAGGCTAGAAAAAAAAGGCTTGATTAAACGGGATCAGGACACTATTTGTATTCCTGATGTGTCAGCTTTGGAAAGAATGATAGTTTAA
- a CDS encoding carbohydrate ABC transporter permease: MKIFRDNSQVNILAIYGILGAIALVTLFPLLWLISTALKSPTENILQSPPQLLPSQPTLENFSRVWDSLPFGQYLYNSTLVAVLTVGLNLLFCALAAYPLARLSFPGRDWIFIAIVSTIMIPFQIVMIPLYILTVKLGLRNTYLGMIFPSLASAFGIFLLRQAFMGVPKEIEEAARMDGSSELGLWWHVMLPAIRPALVTLAIFVFIGSWSDFLWPLIVIQDENLYTLPLGVAKLAGTFSLDWRLVAAGSIISIAPVLILFLFLQRYIVPTETGSGVKG; encoded by the coding sequence ATGAAAATTTTTAGGGACAATTCACAAGTTAATATTTTGGCAATTTATGGAATTTTAGGAGCGATCGCCCTGGTAACGCTGTTTCCGCTGTTGTGGCTAATTAGTACAGCGTTGAAATCGCCGACAGAAAATATCTTACAGTCGCCACCGCAGTTATTGCCAAGTCAACCGACACTAGAAAACTTCTCTAGGGTGTGGGACTCCCTACCTTTTGGACAGTACTTATATAACAGTACTCTAGTAGCTGTGCTGACCGTGGGCTTGAATTTGCTGTTTTGTGCGTTGGCGGCGTATCCCTTGGCGCGATTGTCATTTCCGGGAAGGGATTGGATTTTTATCGCGATCGTCTCTACAATTATGATTCCCTTCCAAATCGTGATGATTCCGCTGTACATTTTGACAGTCAAGCTAGGTTTGAGAAATACTTATTTGGGAATGATTTTTCCTAGCTTAGCTTCTGCCTTTGGCATTTTTTTACTGCGGCAAGCTTTCATGGGCGTCCCCAAAGAAATAGAAGAAGCTGCACGTATGGATGGGAGTTCCGAGTTAGGTTTGTGGTGGCACGTGATGTTGCCAGCAATTCGCCCAGCGTTGGTCACTTTGGCTATTTTCGTATTCATCGGTTCTTGGAGTGACTTTTTGTGGCCTTTAATTGTTATCCAAGACGAAAACTTGTATACGCTTCCCTTGGGTGTAGCAAAGCTGGCGGGTACATTTTCTCTAGACTGGCGTTTAGTAGCTGCTGGCTCAATAATTTCTATTGCGCCAGTACTTATATTATTTCTATTTTTACAGCGTTACATTGTACCTACCGAAACTGGTAGTGGCGTTAAGGGTTGA